TAGAGTTTCATATtgttatgtttttaacttacttttaaaCCTTTGAACTATTTCTCGTTATTTGCTGGGCTTCAACTGTGTTAATGTAGAAAATAACTGGAAAATtcaaggtgttctaaaacttttgatgaGTAGTGAATTTTGTTGATTATAGTAGGCCATAAGTAGGACCTGAACCACCATATTTATGAAGGTGTCAGTGGCCATTGCAGAGCCATCGCCTGCCAGCATACAATACATGAGGCATTGGCCGCTGACACCTTAGTACGAGGGTCCTTAGaacataatataagaatggtgACAGACAGTTGTTAGTGTATTCATGCATATCCAGATGAAATAACAGAGATTAAATCAAACATCATGATAAGACATGCCCCAAACCACACCCCCTAAACCATGATCTCTTTTACCTTGTCTGGTTTCTTtttggtgacaaaggtggcaatccTACTTGGGTTTGAACTTGTGTTCATCTAATCCTatgcacaatatactgcaatacttaaaggagatgtcccgaggcagcaagtggggttatacacttctgtatggccataataatgcactttgtaatatacattgtgcattaattatgagccatacagaagttataaaaagttttatacttacctgctccgttgctagcgtcctcgtctccatggtgccgactaattttcggcctccgatggccaaattagccgcgcttgcgcagtccgggtcttctgtagtcttctatggagccgctcgtgccagagagcggctccgtgtagctccgccccgtcacgtgccgattccagccaatcaggaggctgaaatcggcagtggaccgcacagaagagctgcggtccacgaaggcagaggatcccggcggccatcttcagcaggtgagtatgaagacgccggaccgccgggattcaggtaagcgctgtgcgggtgggttttttaacccctgcatcggggttgtctcgcgccgaacgggggggggggtttaaaaaaaaaaaaacccgtttcggcgcgggacatctcctttaagtgttccaatatattatatattcttCATTCAAGAAGGCCTATGGGCCTTCAATAGACCTCAGGCTAATATGGTCTTttaccatctcacttttccctagcagtaccccatttagtgtatattggtgacatccgtttctcctccccatgtgcagaaccttacatttatgaatgttgaacttcatttgccatttttctacccaagcccccagtttatctaggtccatttgcagccgtaccttgtcctctgttgtattagttgccttgtataattttgtatcttctgcaaatattgtagtccctctatcaggtcgttgattaATAtagtgaacagaatggggcctaatactgaaccctgtggtaccccactaatgaccgtggcccaatcagagtacaaaccattcaTTACCTCCCTCTGCTGTCATGTACACCCAGGACGTGCTAGATCCGTGACCTGCAGATCTCTCATAAACGTGCACAAGCCGTgtaacaacaaaaacaaaccaaacatatgggaactctttccctatctGAATAACCTCAGGGACGGGGACCTGTCTAAAACGCAGGCAATTTGCACTGACAAGAGCGTACCTGACCTCATGCCTTCGCCCTTAGTAACCCTACGTGGGATAGGGGAAACTAACAACACAAATAGAAAataaacacaaacttagcttagATGCAGCAGACAAATAAACGATCCAGAAGAgagctctgactgagaccacatTCAGatctagactgaagattcaacggAAGATCTGCCCAGcctcagccagactaaatagcctgACAATTAGCCTCAGGTGTGGCTAAGCATGTCTCATACCCACCAGgacagaagatggagaaccaccggcaaaacctgcaccagactatcagcatggcagcaatcccagaaccattGCAatatctgctttctatctccgtgCCATTTATTTACCCAATTACACaggttttcgcccagtccgagctgcctcattttgtatatcagcctattatgcggcacggtgtcaaatgctttagaaaaatccagatatacgagatcaatagactctcccaggtccagcctagaacttacttcatcgtagaagctgatcagatcggtctgacatgatcgacctctcattaacccatgctggtgaggagttattgcattgttctccttgaggtattctaggatggcgtctctcagaaccccctcgaatatttttccaatttttgaagtgagacttactggcctgtagttaccaggccctcttcttgaccccttttttatATTGGAACCATATAGGCAATGTGCCAATACAggagtacaaccccggtctcaataatgtccataaatataagaaatagataGCCACCATGTTTGCAGCAAAGCCAGCTCCAACACAGGTGGATATCAAGAGGCGGTTAATACTATCTATGTGCACAATATATATGCAGGGTTTAGTGATGCTAATTATGTGTGCAGTTTAGTGGTATTATCTATGTGTATGATATAGCAGTTATTCATGTGTAATATATAACAGTACTCGCATAATATAGAACCACTATTTATGTGTTACTGTGAAACCAACCTGTAACCTCAGTCCTGTCACTGCACATGGAGACACACTGTGATGCTTTATTTTACTTGCTTTATTATATGATCAGCAGACATCAATAAGCATCGAAGAAAGAATTATCTGTAGAAGCTTCAAAGAAATCACAGGTTTACAAATTAACAAAAACAATTGAAATCCACCATCATCCTTCTTCACGAACCAGCACTACCCAACACCACCATCCATGTTCACCAACCATCATCATCCACCTCTACCTACCACCACAACCCAGCACTACCCAACACTACGCACCATCATCCACCACAACCCACCATCACTCACACTCATCACCATTCACCATCACCATCCAGCTTGATCAACCACAACACCCATCATGTACCATAACCAGCCATCACTCACCACCGAACATCACCCACCATTACTCCCCATCGCCACCCACCTCAACCTAGCATCACTCACATTACTCACCATCACCAGACATGCCTCCTACTATCACCTCTCCCAATATATTTATATGCTTAAAGATAGGATCCCCAAATGCAATGATTTCATTTCATAAGCGATTATATGTTTGATTAATACATTTTTCAGTTATCATTACACACAAATCTGACATCAGTGAGAGCGACGTCATCCGTCCAAAAtccttgtctttcctgcactCTGGTTTGGATGCCCCGTATTCCTTTCTTACAGCTATCGCTCCACGGTCCATACGTTCCCCAGTCGAGACCATTCCCCTCGACAACCGAGCAGTCGGAGCAGGTGAACATGATGTTGCTGGCGCCTGTTTCATCAATTGCGCTTGTAGACTGAACGCTCAGGCTGAACTTTACAAGAAGTCCTGATTTACACCAGTGAATGGGTCCCCAAGAGCCTAATCTATGGAGAAAGCATAAAGTGCAGAATGTAAATCCACAATGTCTTGTTATACCTGGTTACCGCACAAAGGGCCGGCTGAAAATCGGGAAGAAAAATTAGGTTTCACGCTTGAATTTCTAATTTGTCTCCCCTGGACAACCCTTTGTAAGTATCTAATCTCTTTGTAGGGGTATAACAATAGGAGGTGCACAGGTAGAAGTCCCACCCGGGCCCTGATACCAGAGCGGGGCCTAGGGAGCCCTGTACTTCAAATGAATGGTGGATGTCTGTAAATCAGAGATGCCGGAGGGCCTCCAGAGCCGTATCTGCTCCTTACAAAAATACTGCTTCAGCTAATAGAGGGGGCAATAGTGGATCCTCCACTTTGATTACCACCAAATAACCTAGCAGGTCATATGGAGAGGATTGTCCAAAGTAGAAGGCAGTATGTAAATGTCCACATGGATGTACATCAGCCTGATTTCATAGAAAATCCATGCAGgataaagtgtcatccacgcttctTGCAGAGTAGAAtttgtaatcttcctttatttagtcgTAATAAACTGCCCGGTCTACACATCTGTAACCagaggcgtatcggctgcacagagccttcgccAGTGGCCAGGGGCAGGTGaacccgcttgagcaagcagCGGATCGTGAAACATATaggaagtgagcaagctgacagcacagcacgcCATATTCAAGGGCTTGCCTATTTATTAAACTGGGCCAAGAAACAGACTTCACTAGGGTAATGGATGAAAGTACTAGAGTAatacttaagggggttgtctaggactagaaaaacatggctgttgtcttccaaacacagcaccacccttgtttGTGGGTTGTGTCGGGTAGTGCAGCTTAGCACCCATTCACTTtaagggtggtgctgtgtctggaagaaagcagccatgtttttctagcccTAGACCACCCCTTTGAAGGACTAGTTCATGACTCATTGATGAATGGCTTGGTACTCACTCTCCTACAGTGGACCTAACGATCTTCACCGCCTCCCAGGATGAATTTTTTGTGCAAAGCAGGGCAATTCCATTCAGAGATGTGTCATCGATGAAGGGTCCTTTCCATTGCTGCACCTAAGATTAAGACCATCATATCTTGTATAATATGAATATAACACACACGATACATCAACTCCACCCAGCATTAATAACTGCATTATTACATTACTCCCTGCCTCTCTATATATGTACTCTGGTCCGTTTACACATCCGTCCTAGTCCCTGaatactgtatatatctatacTAGGCCCAGTCTATGCATTAGTCCATGCATCCATCTGTTCTCATCTATACATTGTATTGCTTCTTGTCCATGCACCTCTCCTAGTTATTGTCTgttgttagggtcagtgtcaggaATAGATTAGGGAAAGAATTAGGGACAGCTAGGATTAGGGTCTAATTGTTATCTGTTCTCTATCACAATCTGCTGTTCATCTGACTCCCATCACCCTCATctgtctgctccattatctgactcccatcacccccatctgtctgctccgttatctgactcccatcaccctcatctgtctgctccgttatctgactcccatcacccccatctgtctgctccgttatctgactcccatcaccctcatctgtctgctccgttatctgactcccatcacccccatctgtctgctccgttatctgactcccatcaccctcatctgtctgctccattatctgattACCATCATCCATTTTCCCATGTTCTGATTTGTATCACTATCCTCTTCCTGTCATCGATCGCTGATTTCCTCTGCTTGTATATTTGTTACCATCTGGCCTAGATACAAGCGCAGATTATGGCTC
The nucleotide sequence above comes from Eleutherodactylus coqui strain aEleCoq1 chromosome 2, aEleCoq1.hap1, whole genome shotgun sequence. Encoded proteins:
- the LOC136610897 gene encoding vitelline membrane outer layer protein 1 homolog; its protein translation is MLAVLLILVTLQNLVAAQDNIISVSNGDKRGNWGVMEVCDEGTEVRGFQLRVQQWKGPFIDDTSLNGIALLCTKNSSWEAVKIVRSTVGELGSWGPIHWCKSGLLVKFSLSVQSTSAIDETGASNIMFTCSDCSVVEGNGLDWGTYGPWSDSCKKGIRGIQTRVQERQGFWTDDVALTDVRFVCNDN